From a region of the Bradyrhizobium sp. KBS0727 genome:
- the hmgA gene encoding homogentisate 1,2-dioxygenase — MNINTSPDQISKSSVNITPGYMSGFGNSFETEALPGALPMGRNSPQRCAYGLYAEQLSGSPFTAPRGSNERSWLYRIRPSVKHSGRFAKADAGLWRTAPCHEHELPIAQLRWDPAPIPKEDMTFLQGVQTMTTAGDANTQAGMAAHVYLITKSMVDQHFYNADGEMMFVLQQGNLRLVTEFGRIDAEPGEIVVIPRGVKFRVEIPSGPARGYLCENYGGAFTLPERGPIGANCLANSRDFLTPVAAYEDKDTPTELFVKWGGSLFKTTLPHSPIDVVAWHGNYAPYKYDLRTFSPIGAIGFDHPDPSIFTVLTSPSETAGTANIDFVIFPERWAVAENTFRPPWYHMNIMSEFMGLIYGVYDAKPEGFVPGGISLHNMMLPHGPDRQAFDHASNGELKPVKLTGTMAFMFETRYPQRVTAHAAKSATLQEDYADCWKGLEKRFDPNKP, encoded by the coding sequence ATGAATATCAACACCTCGCCTGATCAGATCAGCAAGAGCTCCGTCAACATCACCCCGGGCTACATGTCCGGCTTCGGCAACAGTTTCGAGACCGAGGCTTTGCCGGGCGCGCTGCCGATGGGGCGCAATTCGCCGCAGCGCTGCGCCTACGGTCTTTATGCCGAACAGCTCTCCGGCTCGCCGTTCACCGCGCCGCGCGGCAGCAACGAGCGCTCGTGGCTCTATCGCATCCGTCCATCGGTGAAGCATTCCGGGCGGTTCGCGAAAGCCGATGCCGGCTTGTGGCGCACCGCGCCGTGCCACGAACATGAATTGCCGATCGCGCAACTGCGCTGGGACCCGGCGCCGATCCCCAAGGAGGACATGACCTTCCTGCAGGGCGTGCAGACCATGACCACGGCCGGTGACGCCAACACCCAGGCCGGCATGGCCGCACATGTCTATCTCATCACCAAATCGATGGTCGATCAGCATTTCTACAATGCCGACGGCGAGATGATGTTCGTCCTGCAACAGGGCAATTTGCGTCTGGTCACCGAATTCGGACGTATCGACGCCGAGCCTGGCGAGATTGTTGTCATTCCGCGTGGCGTGAAATTCCGCGTCGAGATTCCGTCAGGCCCCGCGCGCGGCTATCTCTGCGAAAATTACGGCGGCGCCTTCACGCTGCCGGAGCGTGGGCCGATCGGCGCCAATTGCCTTGCCAATTCGCGCGACTTCCTAACGCCGGTGGCCGCCTACGAAGACAAGGACACGCCGACCGAATTGTTCGTGAAATGGGGCGGGTCGCTGTTCAAGACCACGCTGCCGCATTCGCCGATCGACGTGGTGGCCTGGCATGGCAATTATGCGCCCTACAAATACGACCTGCGGACGTTCTCGCCGATCGGCGCCATTGGCTTCGACCATCCCGATCCTTCGATCTTCACGGTGCTGACGTCACCGTCGGAAACCGCGGGCACCGCCAATATCGACTTCGTGATTTTCCCGGAGCGGTGGGCGGTGGCCGAAAACACGTTCAGGCCGCCCTGGTACCACATGAACATCATGTCGGAGTTCATGGGGCTGATCTACGGCGTCTACGACGCCAAGCCGGAAGGTTTTGTCCCCGGCGGCATCAGCCTGCACAACATGATGCTGCCGCACGGCCCGGACCGCCAGGCGTTCGATCACGCCAGCAACGGCGAATTGAAGCCGGTGAAGCTGACCGGCACCATGGCCTTCATGTTCGAGACCCGCTACCCGCAACGCGTCACCGCGCATGCGGCGAAGTCGGCGACCTTGCAGGAGGATTACGCCGACTGCTGGAAGGGCCTTGAAAAGCGCTTCGATCCGAACAAGCCGTGA
- the fahA gene encoding fumarylacetoacetase produces MPHPNDPKLKSFVPVAATSDFPIQNLPYGVFSANDGLAPRVGVAIGDYVLDLWQLAQDCRFEIDEPAVFAAPSLNPFMALGPKAWSRTRARISELLRHDNPELRDNEKLRQRTLVPMADVRLHLPIAVAGYTDFYSSKEHATNVGVMFRGKDNALQPNWLHMPIGYNGRASTVVVSGTPVRRPCGQLKPPSADVPSFGPCKRLDFELEMGVVVGQPSAIGERLTERQAEEMIFGFVILNDWSARDIQQWEYVPLGPFQAKAFATSISPWIVTREALEPFRLHGPKQDPEPLAYLQQTQPNSYDMQLDVALRAGAANAAARISSTNFKYMYWSSVQQLVHHASSGCAMNVGDLLGSGTISGPEKDQRGSLLEISWNGTEPVELPGGVKRTFLEDGDSLVMRGWCQGDGYRVGFGEVEGTITPAVG; encoded by the coding sequence GTGCCCCACCCCAACGACCCCAAACTAAAATCCTTCGTCCCCGTCGCCGCCACGTCCGACTTCCCGATCCAGAACCTTCCCTACGGCGTGTTCTCGGCGAACGACGGCCTCGCGCCGCGCGTCGGAGTCGCGATTGGCGATTACGTGCTCGATCTCTGGCAACTCGCACAGGACTGCCGGTTCGAGATCGATGAGCCCGCGGTGTTCGCGGCGCCGTCGCTCAATCCGTTCATGGCGCTGGGCCCGAAAGCCTGGTCGCGGACGCGGGCGCGGATCAGCGAATTGCTGCGCCACGACAATCCGGAACTGCGCGACAACGAGAAACTGCGCCAGCGCACGCTGGTGCCGATGGCCGACGTCAGGCTGCATCTGCCGATCGCGGTTGCCGGCTACACCGATTTCTATTCGTCGAAGGAGCACGCGACCAATGTCGGCGTGATGTTCCGCGGCAAGGACAATGCGCTGCAGCCGAACTGGCTGCACATGCCGATCGGCTACAACGGCCGCGCCTCGACGGTCGTCGTCAGCGGCACGCCGGTGCGCCGGCCGTGCGGGCAGTTGAAACCGCCGAGCGCCGACGTGCCGAGCTTCGGACCGTGCAAGCGGCTCGATTTCGAGCTCGAAATGGGCGTCGTGGTCGGCCAGCCCTCCGCCATCGGCGAGAGGCTCACCGAACGACAGGCCGAGGAGATGATCTTCGGTTTTGTGATCCTGAACGACTGGAGTGCGCGCGACATCCAACAGTGGGAGTATGTCCCGCTCGGGCCGTTCCAGGCCAAGGCGTTCGCGACCTCGATCAGCCCGTGGATCGTGACGCGCGAGGCGCTGGAGCCGTTCCGGTTGCATGGCCCGAAGCAGGATCCGGAGCCGCTGGCCTATCTGCAGCAAACCCAGCCGAACAGTTACGACATGCAGCTCGACGTCGCCTTGCGCGCCGGCGCTGCGAACGCCGCGGCTCGGATCTCCAGCACCAATTTCAAATACATGTACTGGTCGTCGGTGCAGCAACTGGTGCACCACGCGTCCTCCGGCTGTGCCATGAATGTCGGCGACCTCCTGGGGTCCGGCACCATCTCGGGCCCGGAGAAAGACCAGCGCGGCAGCCTGCTCGAAATCTCGTGGAACGGCACCGAGCCGGTCGAACTGCCCGGCGGCGTCAAGCGCACGTTTCTGGAAGACGGCGATTCGCTTGTCATGCGCGGTTGGTGCCAGGGCGATGGCTACCGGGTCGGGTTTGGCGAGGTCGAGGGCACGATTACGCCGGCGGTCGGCTAG
- a CDS encoding DUF1272 domain-containing protein, whose amino-acid sequence MALQLRPNCEYCDKDLPPNATEARICSYECTFCADCAENKLHNVCPNCGGGFVPRPIRPMTVMRPGVCVDKQPPSDKRVHLKYSLEDVAAHCAKYRDIPPEKR is encoded by the coding sequence ATGGCGCTGCAACTCCGGCCGAACTGCGAATATTGCGACAAGGACCTGCCGCCGAACGCGACCGAGGCGCGGATCTGCTCCTACGAATGTACGTTCTGTGCGGACTGCGCCGAGAACAAACTTCACAATGTCTGCCCGAACTGCGGCGGCGGTTTTGTGCCGCGGCCGATCCGGCCCATGACCGTCATGCGGCCCGGCGTCTGCGTCGACAAGCAGCCGCCGTCGGACAAGCGCGTGCATTTGAAATACAGCCTCGAGGACGTCGCGGCGCATTGCGCGAAGTATCGGGATATTCCGCCGGAGAAGCGGTGA
- a CDS encoding Lrp/AsnC family transcriptional regulator, whose protein sequence is MITVDAFDLKMLAALQDDGRLTNQQLADQVGLSASQCSRRRMRLEDEKVIAGYHADLAGEALGFNLIAFIHITLATHSPDNAKKFRALVNRVDDIQEAYSLTGDADYLLKAVLRDLKSLSDIVNNVLMPHQSVAHVRSSIVLDRLKESSKLPLRA, encoded by the coding sequence ATGATCACGGTAGACGCCTTCGACCTCAAAATGCTGGCCGCGCTGCAGGACGACGGCCGCCTGACCAACCAGCAACTGGCCGACCAGGTCGGCCTCTCGGCCTCGCAATGCTCGCGGCGGCGGATGCGGCTGGAGGACGAGAAGGTCATCGCGGGCTACCACGCCGACCTCGCCGGCGAGGCGCTGGGCTTCAACCTGATCGCCTTCATCCATATCACGCTGGCGACGCATTCGCCCGACAATGCCAAGAAATTCCGCGCTCTGGTCAATCGCGTCGACGACATCCAGGAGGCGTACTCGCTCACCGGCGACGCCGATTATCTGCTGAAGGCCGTGCTGCGCGATCTCAAGAGTCTCTCCGACATCGTCAACAACGTGCTGATGCCGCACCAGAGCGTGGCGCATGTTCGCTCGTCGATCGTGCTGGACCGGCTGAAGGAAAGTTCGAAATTGCCGTTGCGCGCCTAG
- the hppD gene encoding 4-hydroxyphenylpyruvate dioxygenase: MGPFPHDAPAATVSADNPMGTDGFEFVEYAHPRPWELHALFKLMGYAPVARHKSKKITVYRQGDVNYLVNEGPGTHGHDFVAAHGPCAPSMAFRVVDARQAYARALSLGAEAADLAAAQKTLDVPAIKGIGGSLLYFVDRYGAKGSAYDLEFDWLGVRDPRPAGAGLFYIDHLTHNVHRGRMDVWTGFYEKLFNFRQIRFFDIEGRASGLFSRALTSPDGKIRIPINEDAGDSGQIEEYLNIYRGEGIQHIACGARDIYLTVETLRADGLPFMPSPPVTYFEKIDTRLPQHGEDVARLQRDGILIDGEGVVDGGHTKVLLQIFSANAIGPIFFEFIQRKGDDGFGEGNFKALFESIEEDQIRRGVLKVDNAA; encoded by the coding sequence ATGGGTCCATTTCCGCATGATGCCCCGGCCGCCACCGTCAGCGCCGACAATCCGATGGGCACCGACGGCTTCGAGTTCGTCGAATACGCTCATCCGAGGCCTTGGGAATTGCACGCGCTGTTCAAGCTGATGGGCTATGCGCCGGTCGCGCGCCACAAGAGCAAGAAGATCACGGTCTATCGCCAGGGCGACGTCAATTATCTCGTCAATGAAGGGCCTGGCACCCACGGCCACGATTTCGTCGCCGCGCATGGGCCGTGCGCGCCGTCGATGGCGTTTCGCGTCGTCGATGCCAGGCAGGCCTATGCGCGCGCTTTGTCGCTCGGCGCGGAGGCTGCCGACCTAGCTGCGGCGCAGAAGACGCTCGATGTTCCCGCCATCAAGGGCATCGGCGGCAGCCTGCTCTATTTCGTCGATCGCTACGGCGCCAAGGGATCGGCCTACGACCTCGAGTTCGACTGGCTGGGCGTCCGCGATCCGCGTCCGGCCGGCGCCGGGCTGTTCTATATTGATCACCTCACCCACAACGTCCATCGCGGCCGCATGGACGTCTGGACCGGCTTCTACGAAAAGCTGTTCAACTTCCGCCAGATCCGTTTCTTCGATATCGAAGGCCGCGCCTCCGGCCTGTTCTCGCGCGCGCTGACCAGCCCGGACGGCAAGATTCGGATTCCGATCAACGAGGACGCCGGCGATTCCGGGCAGATCGAGGAATATCTCAACATCTATCGCGGCGAGGGCATCCAGCATATCGCCTGCGGCGCGCGGGATATCTACCTCACGGTCGAGACGCTGCGCGCCGATGGCTTGCCGTTCATGCCGTCACCGCCGGTGACCTACTTCGAGAAGATCGATACGCGTCTGCCGCAGCACGGCGAAGACGTCGCGCGGCTGCAACGCGATGGCATCCTGATTGACGGCGAAGGCGTCGTCGACGGTGGCCACACCAAGGTGTTGCTGCAGATCTTCTCGGCGAACGCGATCGGGCCGATCTTCTTCGAATTCATCCAGCGCAAGGGCGACGATGGCTTTGGCGAAGGCAACTTCAAGGCGCTGTTCGAATCGATCGAGGAGGATCAGATTCGCCGCGGCGTGTTGAAGGTCGACAATGCGGCGTAA
- a CDS encoding CaiB/BaiF CoA-transferase family protein — MLDKPAAQSATRASGPLAGFRIVEFAGIGPGPFACMMLADMGAEVVTLDRVGAKKNLKAVATRGRKVVELDLKDKASIAQALDLLANADALIEGFRPGVMERLGLGPDVVMARNPRLVFGRMTGWGQEGPLANAAGHDINYISITGALAAIGTKDKPVPPLNLVGDFGGGALYLVVGVLAALLEASKSGKGQVVDAAMCDGAASLMSMFFDMTAMGRWAEGREQNFLDGGAHFYGVYECSCGHFISIGSIEPQFYALLRQHAGLIDADFDAQMDRKAWPALKEKLEKVFKTKTREDWCKIMEGSDICFAPILTMQEAPKHPHNAARNIFVERHGVTQPAPAPRFSRTPSAIRDAVSADIGELTSAWKAGR, encoded by the coding sequence GTGCTCGATAAACCAGCCGCCCAATCCGCCACCCGCGCTTCCGGCCCGCTCGCCGGTTTCCGCATCGTCGAATTCGCCGGCATCGGTCCGGGCCCGTTCGCCTGCATGATGCTGGCCGACATGGGCGCGGAAGTCGTGACGCTCGATCGCGTCGGCGCCAAGAAGAACCTGAAAGCGGTGGCGACGCGCGGTCGGAAAGTCGTCGAACTCGATTTGAAGGACAAGGCGTCGATCGCACAGGCGCTCGACCTGCTAGCCAATGCCGACGCGCTGATCGAAGGCTTTCGGCCGGGCGTGATGGAGCGGTTGGGGCTCGGTCCCGACGTGGTGATGGCGCGCAATCCGCGCCTGGTGTTCGGCCGCATGACCGGCTGGGGCCAGGAAGGCCCGCTGGCCAACGCCGCCGGCCATGACATCAACTATATCTCGATCACCGGCGCGCTGGCCGCGATCGGTACCAAGGACAAGCCGGTGCCGCCGCTCAACCTGGTCGGCGATTTCGGCGGCGGCGCGCTGTATCTCGTGGTCGGCGTGCTCGCCGCATTGCTGGAAGCCTCGAAATCCGGCAAGGGCCAGGTGGTCGACGCAGCGATGTGCGACGGCGCGGCGTCGCTGATGTCGATGTTCTTCGACATGACCGCGATGGGCCGCTGGGCCGAGGGCCGCGAGCAGAATTTTCTCGACGGCGGCGCGCATTTCTACGGCGTCTATGAATGCTCCTGCGGTCATTTCATCTCGATCGGCTCGATCGAACCGCAGTTCTACGCGCTGCTGCGCCAGCATGCCGGCCTCATCGACGCCGATTTCGACGCCCAGATGGATCGCAAGGCCTGGCCGGCCCTGAAGGAAAAGCTGGAAAAGGTGTTCAAGACCAAGACCCGCGAGGACTGGTGCAAGATCATGGAAGGCAGCGACATCTGCTTCGCGCCGATCCTGACCATGCAGGAGGCCCCCAAGCACCCGCACAATGCGGCGCGCAATATTTTCGTCGAACGTCACGGGGTCACCCAGCCCGCGCCGGCGCCGCGCTTCTCGCGCACGCCATCCGCGATCCGGGACGCGGTGAGCGCCGATATCGGCGAACTGACCAGCGCGTGGAAGGCGGGACGGTAG
- a CDS encoding xanthine dehydrogenase family protein subunit M: MYETTYHRPSSVDEAVALFAKGSESKYLAGGHTLIPVMKQRLASPSDVIDLARIKELVGIEASGDTLTIKAATTYFDIMHNADVKKLIPAIAHLTSTLGDPAVRYRGTIGGSIANNDPAADFPAALLSLGATVKTNKRSISADDFFKGLFTTALEDGEIITAVSFPVPAKAGYAKMRHPASRFALTGVFVTKTKAGDVRVAATGASQNGVMRVPAIEAALKANWSPGAIDGVTIAADGMLADIHGSAAYRANLVKVMAQRAVTAAG; encoded by the coding sequence ATGTACGAGACAACTTACCATCGCCCCTCCTCGGTCGACGAAGCCGTGGCACTGTTCGCCAAGGGTTCGGAATCGAAATATCTGGCCGGCGGCCACACGCTGATTCCCGTGATGAAGCAGCGGCTGGCCTCGCCGTCCGATGTGATCGATCTCGCCAGGATCAAGGAACTGGTCGGCATCGAAGCATCCGGCGACACGCTGACGATCAAGGCGGCGACCACCTATTTCGACATCATGCACAATGCCGATGTGAAAAAGTTGATCCCGGCGATCGCCCACCTCACCTCGACGCTCGGCGATCCCGCCGTGCGTTATCGCGGCACCATCGGCGGCTCGATTGCCAACAACGATCCGGCTGCCGACTTCCCCGCGGCCCTGCTTTCGCTCGGCGCGACGGTGAAGACCAACAAGCGCTCGATTTCGGCGGATGATTTCTTCAAGGGCCTGTTCACGACGGCCCTGGAAGACGGCGAGATCATCACCGCCGTGTCGTTCCCGGTTCCGGCCAAGGCGGGTTACGCCAAGATGCGGCACCCCGCTTCGCGTTTTGCCTTGACCGGCGTGTTTGTGACCAAGACAAAGGCCGGCGATGTCAGGGTGGCTGCAACCGGCGCCTCGCAAAATGGAGTCATGCGGGTGCCGGCGATCGAGGCAGCGCTGAAAGCCAATTGGTCGCCCGGCGCGATCGACGGCGTCACCATCGCCGCCGATGGCATGCTCGCCGATATCCATGGCTCGGCCGCCTATCGCGCCAACTTGGTCAAGGTGATGGCGCAGCGAGCGGTTACTGCCGCCGGCTGA
- a CDS encoding xanthine dehydrogenase family protein molybdopterin-binding subunit, whose amino-acid sequence MGVEGIGASVVRKEDRRFTTGKGRYVDDIKLQGMTHAHFIRSPHAHAKVKSIDSSAAMKMPGVVGVLTGQQIVDDKVGNLICGWAITSKDGTPMKMGAWPAMAPETVRFVGQAVAVVIAETKNQAKDAAEAVVVDYEELPVVADIRSALKPGAPQLHPEAPGNVIYDWAIGDEAAVKDAFGKAANVVTLELTNNRLVPNAMEPRAAIAEYDEAEEHFTLYTTSQNPHVARLVLSAFYNIAPEHKLRVIAPDVGGGFGSKIYIYPEEMVALWASKKVRRPVKWTGDRTEAFLTDAHGRDHISKAEMAFDKDNKILGLRVKTHANLGAYMSLFSSSVPTYLYATLLSGQYNIPAIYAEVMTVYTNTTPVDAYRGAGRPEASYLVERLMETAARQLKVDPTELRRKNFITQFPHQTPVIMAYDIGDFGASLDASMKAIDYAGFPARKAKAKAEGKLRGIGVSCYIEACGIAPSKAVGSLGAGVGLWESAEIRVNPVGTIEVLTGSHSHGQGHETTFAQLISERLGVPISQVQIVHGDTDKVQFGMGTYGSRSLAVGGTAIIKAMEKVEAKAKKIAAHQLEASENDIVIENGEFKVTGTDKSIALPMVALAAYTAHNLPDGMEPGLKETAFYDPTNFTFPAGTYICEIEVDPATGKTSFVDFVAADDFGRLINPMIVEGQVHGGLAQGIGQALLELAVYDSNGQPVTASFMDYAMPRADDLPSFKLSHTPTLCPGNPLGVKGCGEAGAIGSSAAVINAITDAIGNNKLEMPATPDRVWHAIHG is encoded by the coding sequence ATGGGCGTTGAAGGCATTGGCGCAAGCGTCGTGCGCAAGGAAGACCGCCGTTTCACGACTGGCAAGGGCCGTTACGTCGACGACATCAAACTGCAGGGCATGACCCATGCCCACTTCATCCGCAGCCCGCACGCGCATGCCAAGGTCAAGAGCATCGATTCATCCGCGGCGATGAAGATGCCGGGCGTGGTCGGCGTGCTGACCGGCCAGCAGATCGTCGACGACAAGGTCGGCAACCTGATCTGCGGCTGGGCCATCACCTCCAAGGACGGCACGCCGATGAAGATGGGCGCATGGCCGGCGATGGCGCCGGAAACCGTGCGTTTCGTCGGCCAGGCGGTCGCGGTCGTGATCGCCGAGACCAAGAACCAGGCCAAGGACGCGGCGGAAGCCGTGGTGGTCGACTACGAGGAACTGCCCGTCGTCGCCGACATCCGCTCGGCGCTCAAGCCGGGCGCGCCGCAACTGCATCCGGAGGCCCCGGGCAACGTGATCTATGACTGGGCCATCGGCGACGAGGCTGCGGTCAAGGATGCCTTCGGCAAGGCCGCCAATGTGGTGACGCTGGAATTGACCAACAACCGGCTGGTGCCGAATGCGATGGAGCCGCGCGCGGCGATCGCGGAATATGACGAGGCCGAAGAGCATTTTACGCTGTACACGACTTCGCAGAACCCGCATGTCGCGCGCCTGGTGCTCTCGGCGTTCTACAACATCGCGCCGGAACACAAATTGCGGGTGATCGCGCCCGACGTCGGCGGCGGTTTCGGCTCTAAGATCTATATCTATCCCGAGGAAATGGTGGCGCTGTGGGCCTCCAAGAAGGTCCGGCGCCCGGTGAAGTGGACCGGCGACCGCACCGAAGCGTTTCTGACCGACGCCCATGGCCGCGACCATATCTCGAAAGCCGAGATGGCCTTCGACAAGGACAACAAGATCCTCGGGCTGCGGGTGAAGACCCACGCCAATCTCGGCGCCTACATGTCGCTGTTCTCGTCCTCGGTCCCGACCTATCTCTACGCCACGCTGCTGTCGGGCCAGTACAACATCCCGGCGATCTACGCCGAGGTGATGACGGTCTACACCAACACCACGCCGGTCGATGCCTATCGCGGCGCCGGCCGCCCCGAAGCCAGCTATCTGGTCGAGCGGCTGATGGAAACCGCGGCGCGGCAGTTGAAGGTCGACCCGACGGAATTGCGCCGCAAGAACTTCATCACCCAGTTCCCGCATCAGACGCCGGTGATCATGGCCTATGACATCGGCGATTTCGGCGCCTCGCTGGATGCGTCGATGAAGGCGATCGACTATGCCGGCTTCCCCGCGCGCAAGGCCAAGGCCAAAGCCGAAGGCAAGCTGCGCGGCATCGGCGTCTCCTGCTACATCGAGGCCTGCGGCATCGCGCCCTCGAAAGCGGTCGGCAGCCTCGGTGCCGGCGTCGGCCTGTGGGAGTCGGCCGAGATCCGCGTCAATCCGGTCGGTACGATTGAAGTCCTGACGGGATCGCACAGCCACGGCCAGGGCCATGAGACCACCTTCGCGCAGTTGATTTCGGAACGCCTGGGCGTCCCGATCAGCCAGGTCCAGATCGTCCATGGCGACACCGACAAGGTGCAGTTCGGCATGGGCACCTACGGCTCGCGCTCGCTCGCGGTCGGCGGCACCGCCATCATCAAGGCAATGGAAAAGGTCGAAGCCAAGGCGAAGAAGATTGCAGCCCATCAGCTCGAAGCGTCGGAGAACGACATCGTCATCGAGAACGGCGAGTTCAAGGTCACCGGCACCGACAAGTCGATCGCGCTGCCGATGGTGGCGCTCGCCGCCTACACCGCGCACAACCTGCCTGACGGCATGGAGCCCGGCCTGAAGGAAACCGCGTTCTACGACCCCACCAACTTCACCTTCCCGGCCGGCACCTATATCTGCGAGATCGAAGTCGATCCCGCGACCGGCAAGACCTCGTTCGTCGACTTCGTCGCGGCGGACGATTTCGGCCGCCTCATCAACCCGATGATCGTCGAAGGCCAGGTGCACGGCGGCCTCGCCCAAGGCATCGGCCAGGCGCTGCTTGAACTCGCGGTCTATGACAGCAACGGGCAGCCGGTGACAGCCTCGTTCATGGATTACGCCATGCCGCGTGCCGACGACCTGCCCTCGTTCAAGCTGTCGCATACGCCGACGCTCTGTCCGGGCAACCCGCTCGGGGTCAAGGGTTGCGGCGAAGCCGGTGCGATCGGTTCGTCGGCGGCCGTGATCAACGCCATCACCGACGCCATCGGTAACAACAAACTGGAAATGCCGGCGACGCCCGATCGCGTCTGGCATGCCATTCACGGTTAA
- a CDS encoding (2Fe-2S)-binding protein: MSTIKLTVNGKAVSVDVEDRTLLVHLLRENLNLTGTHVGCDTSQCGACVVHIDGKAVKSCTVLAGQAAGSSVTTIEGLSKGDELHPMQAAFRDNHGLQCGYCTPGMIMSAVDIVHRYGGKLDEEIVRQELEGNICRCTGYHNIVKSVLDAAGRMKVAQAAE, from the coding sequence GTGTCTACCATCAAACTGACGGTGAACGGCAAGGCCGTCTCGGTCGATGTCGAGGATCGGACCCTCCTCGTCCATCTCCTGCGCGAAAACCTGAACCTGACCGGCACCCATGTCGGCTGCGATACCAGCCAATGCGGCGCCTGCGTCGTCCATATCGACGGCAAGGCCGTCAAATCCTGCACGGTACTGGCCGGACAGGCCGCCGGCTCCAGCGTCACCACGATCGAAGGCCTTTCGAAGGGCGACGAACTGCACCCGATGCAGGCGGCGTTTCGCGACAATCACGGCCTGCAGTGCGGCTACTGCACTCCGGGCATGATCATGTCGGCGGTCGATATCGTGCACCGTTACGGCGGCAAGCTGGATGAGGAAATCGTCCGGCAGGAGCTGGAAGGCAATATCTGCCGCTGCACCGGCTACCACAACATCGTCAAATCGGTGCTCGATGCGGCCGGCCGCATGAAGGTCGCGCAGGCGGCCGAATAG